The Mycolicibacterium doricum genome includes a region encoding these proteins:
- a CDS encoding acyl-CoA dehydrogenase family protein → MQLALTEEEAAFRDELRSFYRTEIPAEIRERSRQGGEVDRDDIITTHKILNDHGLAVPNWPVEWGGKDWTPVQHQIWLDEMQLACVPEPLTFNSKMVGPVIAEFGSQAIKERFLPPTAALDIWWCQGFSEPEAGSDLASLRTTAIRDGDTYVVNGQKTWTTLGQYADWIFCLVRTDPNAPKKQAGISFLLMDMNTPGITLRPIKLVDGSFEVNEVFFEDVRVPADQLVGEENQGWSYAKFLLGNERTGITQVGRTKVKLADVKARAKESGLLDDPLFAARLAEAENDVLALELTQMRVASGSVDGKPNPASSVLKLRGSQLQQLATELLVEVAGPDVLPFDAGADLASPEWARHSAPTYLNYRKTSIYGGSNEVQRTIIASTILGL, encoded by the coding sequence ATGCAGCTGGCGCTGACCGAAGAGGAAGCCGCCTTTCGCGACGAGCTTCGGTCCTTCTACCGCACCGAGATCCCCGCCGAGATCCGGGAACGGTCCCGGCAGGGCGGTGAGGTCGACAGAGACGACATCATCACCACGCACAAGATCCTCAACGACCACGGACTCGCCGTGCCGAACTGGCCGGTCGAGTGGGGCGGTAAGGACTGGACGCCCGTCCAGCACCAGATCTGGCTCGACGAGATGCAGCTGGCATGCGTCCCGGAGCCGCTGACCTTCAACTCCAAGATGGTCGGTCCGGTGATCGCGGAGTTCGGTTCCCAGGCCATCAAAGAGCGGTTCCTGCCGCCGACGGCGGCGCTGGACATCTGGTGGTGCCAGGGCTTCTCAGAACCGGAGGCAGGCTCCGACCTGGCGTCTCTGCGCACGACGGCCATCCGCGACGGCGACACCTACGTCGTCAACGGCCAGAAGACGTGGACGACGCTGGGCCAGTACGCCGACTGGATCTTCTGCCTCGTGCGCACCGACCCGAACGCACCGAAGAAGCAGGCCGGTATCTCGTTCCTGCTGATGGACATGAACACCCCGGGCATCACGCTGCGCCCGATCAAACTCGTCGACGGCAGCTTCGAGGTGAACGAGGTCTTCTTCGAAGACGTCCGGGTGCCCGCCGACCAGCTCGTCGGCGAGGAAAACCAGGGTTGGAGCTACGCCAAGTTCTTGCTCGGCAACGAGCGCACCGGCATCACCCAGGTGGGCCGCACCAAGGTCAAACTGGCCGACGTCAAGGCCCGTGCCAAGGAGTCCGGGCTACTCGACGATCCACTTTTCGCCGCCCGGCTCGCCGAAGCGGAGAACGACGTGCTCGCACTCGAGCTGACCCAGATGCGGGTGGCGTCCGGCTCGGTGGACGGCAAGCCCAATCCCGCATCGTCGGTGCTCAAGCTTCGCGGCAGCCAGCTCCAGCAGCTGGCCACCGAGCTCCTCGTCGAGGTCGCCGGTCCCGACGTGCTCCCCTTCGACGCCGGAGCCGATCTCGCGTCGCCCGAGTGGGCCCGCCACAGCGCGCCGACGTACCTCAACTACCGCAAGACGTCGATCTACGGCGGCAGCAACGAGGTCCAGCGCACCATCATCGCGTCGACCATTCTCGGATTGTGA
- a CDS encoding acyl-CoA dehydrogenase family protein produces MDFDFTDEQELLRDTSREVLARTYDIETRLKVVDSELGWSRDVWNQLAEIGILGLGFEEDAGGQLEIMVVATEIGRRLAPEPVLSAALGPGALIAEVGSDKQKQLLDAVGAGQHLLAFAHTEPGMRGVGGKLSTTAEQQGDSWTLTGRKNPVIAGDSADTLIVSAALADGGTGLFVVEGTAVSRKPFRTFDGQRGAEIDLDGVTATPLGAGGDATDAISRALVRLQSALCAEALGAMEEALRLTTDYLKSRKQFGVTLSKFQTLTQRAADMYVSLELARSMAYYAAMSIADGDFDPAIAARAKLQIGRSGRHIAQEAIQLHGGIGVTAEYPVGHYAARLTAIEQTLGSAQDQLHVLMGGLSDYEVVTL; encoded by the coding sequence ATGGATTTCGACTTCACCGACGAGCAGGAACTGCTCCGCGACACCAGCCGCGAGGTGCTGGCACGCACCTACGACATCGAGACACGGCTCAAGGTCGTCGACTCCGAGCTCGGCTGGAGCCGCGACGTGTGGAACCAGCTCGCCGAGATCGGCATCCTCGGCCTCGGCTTCGAGGAGGACGCCGGCGGGCAGCTCGAGATCATGGTGGTCGCCACCGAGATCGGTCGGCGGCTGGCGCCCGAACCGGTGCTCTCCGCGGCGCTGGGACCCGGCGCCCTGATCGCCGAGGTCGGCAGCGACAAACAGAAGCAGCTGCTCGACGCGGTCGGCGCCGGTCAGCACCTGCTCGCCTTCGCCCATACCGAACCCGGTATGCGTGGCGTCGGCGGCAAGCTCTCAACCACCGCTGAGCAGCAGGGGGATTCCTGGACGCTCACCGGGCGCAAGAATCCGGTGATCGCCGGTGACAGCGCCGACACGCTGATCGTCAGCGCCGCCCTGGCCGACGGCGGGACGGGTCTGTTCGTGGTCGAGGGCACCGCGGTCTCCCGGAAACCGTTCCGGACCTTCGACGGTCAGCGCGGAGCCGAGATCGACCTCGACGGGGTGACCGCCACGCCGCTGGGTGCCGGCGGGGACGCCACCGACGCGATCTCTCGGGCCCTGGTGCGGCTGCAGTCGGCGCTGTGCGCCGAAGCGCTGGGCGCGATGGAGGAAGCGCTGCGCTTGACGACCGACTACCTCAAGAGCCGCAAGCAGTTCGGCGTCACGCTCAGCAAGTTCCAGACGCTGACGCAGCGGGCCGCCGACATGTACGTCTCGCTGGAGTTGGCCCGCAGTATGGCGTACTACGCGGCCATGTCGATAGCCGACGGTGACTTCGACCCGGCGATCGCCGCCCGCGCGAAGCTGCAGATCGGCCGCTCGGGTCGGCACATCGCCCAGGAGGCCATCCAGCTGCACGGCGGTATCGGTGTCACCGCGGAGTATCCGGTCGGCCACTACGCCGCGCGGCTGACCGCGATCGAACAGACGCTCGGGTCGGCGCAGGACCAGCTGCACGTGCTGATGGGCGGGCTGAGCGACTACGAGGTGGTCACCCTCTAG